The following proteins are encoded in a genomic region of Athene noctua chromosome 9, bAthNoc1.hap1.1, whole genome shotgun sequence:
- the FOXF1 gene encoding forkhead box protein F1, whose protein sequence is MTAEAQQALSSQPPPPPVQSSYGPMSSVAEKQPQSSAMDAASAATGGATGSAAGSGGAAGSAGPKAKKTNAGIRRPEKPPYSYIALIVMAIQSSPSKRLTLSEIYQFLQSRFPFFRGSYQGWKNSVRHNLSLNECFIKLPKGLGRPGKGHYWTIDPASEFMFEEGSFRRRPRGFRRKCQALKPMYSMMNGLSFNHLPESYGFQGSAGGLSCPPNSLSLEGGLGMMNGHLSSNVEGMGLAGHSVPHLPANGGHSYMGGCTGSSAGDYPHHESSVPASPLLAGGGVMEPHSVYSSSASAWAPTASAALNTGASYIKQQPLSPCNPTANPLSSSLSTHSLDQSYLHQNSHNTAELQGIPRYHSQSPSMCDRKEFVFSFNAMASSSMHSAGSGSYYHQQVTYQDIKPCVM, encoded by the exons ATGACTGCAGAAGCGCAGCAGGCTCTGTCCTctcagccccctcctcctccggTGCAGAGCAGCTACGGCCCCATGTCCTCCGTGGCCGAGAAGCAGCCGCAGAGCTCGGCCATGGACGCCGCCTCCGCGGCCACCGGCGGGGCGACCGGTAGCGCTGCGGGCAGCGGCggagccgccggcagcgccgGTCCCAAGGCGAAGAAAACCAACGCGGGGATCCGGAGGCCGGAGAAACCGCCTTATTCCTACATCGCCCTCATCGTCATGGCCATCCAGAGCTCGCCCTCCAAACGCCTGACCCTCAGCGAGATCTACCAGTTCTTACAGAGCCGCTTCCCTTTTTTCCGAGGCTCCTACCAGGGCTGGAAAAACTCGGTGCGCCACAACCTCTCGCTCAACGAGTGTTTCATCAAGCTGCCCAAGGGGCTGGGACGCCCGGGCAAGGGCCACTACTGGACCATCGACCCGGCCAGCGAGTTCATGTTCGAGGAGGGCTCGTTTCGGCGCCGACCCCGCGGTTTCAGGAGGAAATGCCAAGCGCTGAAGCCCATGTACAGCATGATGAACGGGCTCAGCTTCAACCACCTCCCCGAGAGCTACGGCTTCCAGGGCTCTGCCGGCGGGCTCTCCTGCCCCCCCAACAGCCTCTCCCTCGAAGGGGGTTTGGGGATGATGAACGGGCATTTGTCCAGCAACGTGGAGGGGATGGGCCTGGCGGGACACTCCGTGCCCCACCTGCCCGCCAACGGTGGGCACTCCTACATGGGCGGCTGTACCGGCTCCTCGGCGGGGGACTACCCGCACCACGAGAGCTCCGTGCCCGCCTCCCCGCTGCTCGCCGGCGGCGGCGTGATGGAGCCCCACTCGGTTTACTCCAGCTCGGCCTCGGCGTGGGCTCCCACCGCCTCGGCGGCCTTGAACACGGGCGCGTCCTACATCAAGCAGCAGCCCCTCTCGCCCTGCAACCCCACGGCCAACCCGCTCTCCTCCAGCCTTTCCACGCACTCCCTCGACCAGTCCTACCTGCACCAGAACAGCCACAATACCGCCGAGCTGCAAG GCATCCCGCGGTATCACTCCCAGTCTCCGAGCATGTGCGACCGAAAGGAGTTCGTCTTCTCTTTCAACGCCATGGCCTCCTCCTCCATGCATTCGGCGGGCAGCGGCTCCTATTACCACCAACAAGTGACATACCAGGACATCAAGCCGTGCGTTATGTGA